From the Nodularia sphaerocarpa UHCC 0038 genome, the window TCAATTAAAACTTCAGCCAGAAGGAAACCTGAAATTTGCTAATTTACTGAGCAATCAATCTATAAACGCTGCTTTTAATTTACTAGAAATAGCACTGTTTCATAATGTTAAAGACGCAAAATTATCCCAGCAGGTTAAATATCTTCAGAAGAAATTACTTTCCATAGCACTGGAAAATGTAAATCTAGGGTTTTTTCTGCACTATTGGTTAAAAAGATGGCGAAATATGTTAACCCCAGATCATATGTCTAGGCTCAGATTACCAGGTTATTTCAGATTCAAATTTGGCGATCGCCATCGCACCCAAAAAACCGAATCTCTTTGCTGGAAATTACCTTTACCTACATAGATGATCAAAGCAGGGAGATTGACTCTAGCTTTGGTTGTCAGAGAAGTGATAAAGTAGTAGAGGGGTGTATGTACAAGTGGATTGACGAATTACAAAATACTCAAAAGCATTTACAACAGGAAATTGCTGAACTAAAGAAAAAAGAAGCACAACTCCAACAATCCCTTTCTCTACTGCGTTCTACCCTGGAATCTACGGCTCATGGCATTATTGCAGTCAGTCTTCAAGGAGAGATTCTCGGCTTTAATCAGAAATTTGGGGATATGTGGCAGATACCCAATTCTCTGCTTTTATCCAGCAACTATTTTCAATACCAAGCTTTTTTCGAGAACAAACTAAAATATCCAAAAGCCTATAGTCAACTGATGCGGGAAATATCCAGTCAATCTGATTTGGAAAGCTACGATATTTTAGAGTTAAAGGATGGGAGAATTTTTGCTCAATACTCTCAGCCTCAGTGGCTGGAGGGCAAAATTATCGGTAGAGTCTGGAGTATTTGGGATGTTACTGAATCCCAGCAAACAAAAGAATTAGCACAGTTGAATAAAGCTAGCTTGTTTACTTTGGCAGAAACAATAAATGCTAGCATTTTTGTAATTCAAGGCTGGGATTTATCCTACATGAATCCGGCGGCAGAGGTATTGACTGGTTATACAAAAGAGGAAATACTAACTGGCTTTGATGCGCGCCAATTGTTCAAGAATAAAAAGCGTAAGCAGGTAGATAATAAGGATTTAGAATATCAGGAAATCAAGATTCGGGAAAAAAACGGCAGAGAACGCTGGTTAGCTTGTGCAGTAGCAATGCTTGATGATCAAGAAACACCAGTTGAAATGATTGCAGGTATTGATATTAGTGATTACAAACAAGCAGAATCGGATCTGAGTCAAACTTTAGCACAAACCAAACAACTCAGCGAACTGAAAGCGCATTTCATGTCTATGGTTTGTCATCAATTCCGCACTCCACTAAATGTTGTTTCATTCTCTAATAGCTTACTCAAAAGGCAGATAAATGAATGTCAGGAAGAAAAAATACGACCATTACTTGATCATATTCAATCTGGTGTGGAACAGATCACCAAGATGTTGGATGATATTCTGTTCTTCGCAAAAGCGGAAGCAGCTAAAGTCAATTATGATGCCAAACCGCTCAATTTGGTTGAGTTCTGCAATGATTTAATTGCAAAAATGCCGAAAAATGGTCGCGAGAACCGCATAAATTTTGTGAGTCAAGGTAGCTACATCACAGCCTGTCTGGATCAAAAACTGCTGGAACCAATAATTTCAAACTTGCTCGACAATGCGATGAAATATTCTCCTATTAGCAGCGTGATTGATTTTAAACTTTTTTGTGAATGTGGGAAAGTAGTTTTCCAAGTTACAGATAGGGGTGTTGGTATTCCTGTTACTGATAGACAGCGATTATTTGAGCCATTTTATCGAGGTAGCAATATTCATAATCAGCCCGGTTCTGGACTAGGGTTATCCATTGTCAAAACCCTTGTGGACTTACATCGTGGTAACATTGCCGTAGAAAGTGAAGTTGGTGTAAGTACCACATTTACCATTATGCTACCAGCAGTGAAATCAAAGTGATGAGTTGAGCAGAGTGTTTGCTAATTGTTCCTGGCCAAAAATCCTAGTGATAAAAAAATGATCCAAGAATCTGCGAAAACAATTCTCGTAATTGAAGATGATGCTACTACCCGCAATCTTTATTTAAGGGGACTTGAAGCTGAAGGTTTTAAAACTATAGTTGCAGAAAATGGTCTGGTTGGTATGGAAAAAGCACAAACCTATTTACCTGATTTGGTGGTTTGCGATATTGTCATGCCAGATATGGATGGTTATAGCGTTCTCCAGAGGATGCGTCAAGATCCTGTAACTGCGATTATTCCCTTCATTTTTCTCACTGGTAGCGATCATAGGACAGATGTTCGTAAAGGCATGGAGTTGGGCGCTGATGACTATCTTACTAAACCTTCGACTTTAGAGCAATTACTCAAGGCGATCGCCATCCGATTAGAAAAGCAATCACTTTTACATCGCTGGTATGCAACTAAATCTCATCAAATACCAGAATCACTACCCGCAGACACAACTCCATCTATCACCTCTGAGTCAATTTTTCCCAGCATTCCTAATCTCAAAGAAGTTTTCGACTACATTGAAGCTAATTATCATCGAAGAATTACTTTATCTAACGTCGCTGAAGCCGTTGGATATTCACCAGCTTACTTAACAAGTCGAGTCAACAAAAAAACAGGTGAAACTGTTAACGGTTGGATTGTCAAGCGCCGCATGGCCGCCGCCCGTCTCTTATTGAGGGATAGTGATCAGACAATTGAGCAGATTGCGACAAAACTGGGCTATCAAAATCCTTGTCATTTCTCCCGCCAGTTTCGTCAAGATCACGGCATACCTCCCAAAATTTGGAGAAACGAAAATCAACGTTCTCAAGTTTTAAGTAATCAGAACCCGCAAATCATCAAGCCTCAGCCTCAACATGAACACTATACACCTTTAAGTCGAAGTTAACTGTTTTTGGGCTTTGTCAATTGCTGCACCACTAATTGGATTGCCAAAGCTATCAAACCAATTGCAACTATACCAAATATCCCAGTTCCCAAAGCAACTACACCGACAACCAAAGTCCTGACAGCAGCGCCAATATTTACTGCTATTGGGTTATCTGAATGGATAGGTTTAGCCGCAAAAGTTGTGGCGATGGATATCATTAGCGAATACATCGCATATCCTAGCCCTCCAGCAAATACCGCCCCCGTTATACAACGTAAGGGCGTTGGCGGAACCTGAGTTTGAGCTTCTGGTTGTGTTACTTTTGAATCACTCATTTCTTCTTTGTTTCTTAGTGTTTTAGCCCAGGAAAAAAACTTCCTTAAACTGATGATGCTACCTGAATGCCATCTGTAATAGTCCGAGTCACAAACAATTCTAAATCCTGATCAGGAATTGCTGCTCTCATCTGTAGTTTAACTGCTTGTGCTTGTTGTTCAGACTCCACCAGAGCAAACACTGTGGGGCCAGAACCAGACATCATGGTTCCCAAAACGCCTGCTTGATTAGCAAATAGTTCTCGCAGTTGTAAAACTTGAGGATAAGCTGGTAAGACTACACGCTCTAAATCATTGTGCAGTTTTTGGGCAATTTCTTCGGCATCTTTATTCAGGATAGCTTTAACTATTGCTCCCGAATGAACTGCGGCTGCACGCGCGGCTAAATTTTCCGTATCTCTCAGATAAGTACTGCCAAATTCTTGGCGATAGGTTTTGTACGCCCAAGCTGTGGAAACTTCCAGACTGCGATATTTTGCCAATACTATATATATATTATCCAAGCTTGGTAAAGGCGAAAGTTGCTCACCTCTACCTGTAGCAATCACTGTTCCACCGGCGACACAAAAGGGGACATCTGAACCCAGAGTAGCACCCAGTTCTTCTAATTCTGATTTCGTGAGTCCCAAGTTCCACAATAAATCTATCCCCATTAACACAGCTGCGGCATTTGTCGAACCTCCCGCCAACCCAGCCGCTACGGGAATATGCTTGTTAATTGTAATTTCTACACCGCCATATTCAGCCAAGGCTGCGGGAAATTTCGCCGCCATCAGTGCTGCTGCTTTGTATGCTAGATTACTGTTGTCTGTAGGTACTTGTGGGTGGTTGCAGTTGACGCGAATCGTTTCAGTGCTTAGGGACTGGAGATTAATTTCGTCGGCGAGGGCAATACTTTGTAGTATCATCGCTAACTCGTGATAACCATCGGGACGATCGCTGATGATTTCCAGATACAAGTTGATTTTAGCGGGAGCAATTAGATTGTATGAACGCATATCAGTTATCAGTTATCAGTTATCAGGGATCAGTTATTAGGAATCAGTTATCAGTCTGTTTACTGTTCACTGTTCACTGTTAACTGATTTACTAATGTTACCCATTGCTGAACGCTGAGGTCTTCGGCTCGAACTTGGGGATTTATTTCTAATTGTTCCAGTAATTGGGTCAGGCGATCGCGTTCAACCACCGATTGCAAATTATTTCTTAACATTTTGCGTTTCGCCCCAAATCCAATTTTTACCAAATTCTCAAATTTGCGGGGGTTCAGTGCTGGTGTTTCTATCTGTCGGGGACGCAACCGCACCACGGCTGAATCTACCTTTGGCGCTGGGTAAAATGCAGATGCGGGAACGGTACAAATAAATTCACAATCAGCTAAATATTGCACCCGTACACTCAAAGCCCCAAAAGTTCTAGAACCAGGATTAGCATACAACCTGTCGGCTACTTCCTTCTGCACTAGTAGCACTATGGAGTCATAAGGTTCTGGGTTAGGGTTGGCGATCGTCCCTAGCAACTTCTCAATGATTGGCCCTGTGATATTGTAGGGGATATTCGCTACTACTTTATTGGGCTTTTGAAAGTTGGGAAAGGCTGCTAAAGGGGATGATAAATCTAAGGTGAGGAAATCCCCTTGCAATAGTAAGAAGTTATCTTTTTTACCGAGTTGCTTGGCTAACTGTTTGCACAAATCAAAGTCGATTTCCACTGCTACGAGCGATCGCACCAAGGGTAGCAAACGCCGAGTTAGAATACCCGTACCAGGGCCAATTTCCAGAATGCGATCATCGCTCTGGTGACATTCTGCTGCTTTAATAATTGCATCCAGAGCCTTTTCACTTTTGAGCCAATGTTGAGCAAAAGACTTGCGCGGTCTAATCATTAACTTTCCTGACTAAATCTAGTTTATACAGCAGTTTTCATTCAGATGAAGTATATATTTATCTGTGTACATCTGTGTACATCTGTGGTTAATTATTTTTTGCTCTCTTGACTGAAACTGAAATTTAAACGGTAACAACCAAAGTGAGATAGTCAAAAATTCACCGCCAAAAGCCACAAAAACCTTTGTGTAGGTTGGGTTAAGCGCAGCCCAACCCAACAAATTTTTTAGGTGTAGCGCGGAGAATATTGGGTTTCTCTTTGTTCTACCCAACCTACAAGCTACAAGCAACTATTTATTATAATTGATAATTATTCACTGACGAATAGGAATTTCAATCACAAATTCTGCACCTTCACCGGGTATGGAATTACAATATAAATTTCCCCCATGTTTATCTACTATAATCTGATAACTAATAGATAGCCCTAATCCTGTCCCTTTACCGACATCTTTAGTAGTAAAGAAAGGGTCAAATACTTTATCCAGTATTTTTTGGGGAATTCCTCCACCATTATCGGCAATGCGGATTACTACCCTGTTTGTATTGATAACTTCAGTAATAATATGAATTTGTCCTTGTTCTCCAATAAAATATTCTTCTACAGCATCAATAGCATTACTTAAAATATTCATCAATACCTGGTTTAGTTGCCCAGGATAACATTGAATAGTAGGCAAATCACCATATTCTTTAATCACTAATATTTCTGGGTGATGCGGTTTTGCTTTCAGGCGGTTTTGGAGAATCATCAAAGTACTATCAAGACCATCATGGAGATTCACCTCCTTAAATTCCGCTTCATCTAAACGCGAGAAATTCCGCAGTGATAACACAATTTCCCGAATTCTATCAGTTCCTACCTGCATAGATTTAAGCAGTTTAATTATGTCTTCTTTGAGAAATTCGAGGTCAATATCTAGTATTTCTGCTTGAATTTCTGCTGGGGGTTTGGGAAAATGTATCTGGTAAAGTTCCAAAAGCCGCAGCAAATCTTGAGTATATGCACTGGCTGGAGAAAGATTACCATGAATAAAATTGACTGGATTATTAATTTCATGGGCGATACCCGCAACCATATTACCAAGTGAGGACATTTTCTCACTGTGAATAAGTTGAGATTGGGTGCGTTGCAGTTCGTATAGGGTATTTTCTAAGTTTTGGGTTTGTTGCTGCAATTTGATTTCCGCTTGCTTGCGTTCTGTAATGTCACGGGTAATACTTGCCAAACACAAAGGCTCACCAGTGTCAGAACTTTTAACCACAAACAGGTTCATTTCAATTGGAATTGCTGCTTCAGTCTGAAGATGTCGCAAACGATACTCACCTTGCCATAGACCACGCTCCATAGCAGTAGGTATAATTCGCTGCTGCATATCTTCTCTATCTTCAGGAAGCATATAGTCAAGAAGATTGAATCCTTGGGCAACTTCTAAGCTGTCAGCACCCACGAGCTTGAGTCCAGCTTCATTAACGAACAGAGTTTGTCCTTCTAGAGAGGCACAACCAATCAAGTCATTGCTATTTTCAATCAGTGAGACAAACATTTGCCGTTCTTGTTCAACTTGCTTGCGTTCTGTGATCTCGGTGGCTGTAACCACAAGCTGATCAATTCCTAAAGCATTGTCAAACAAAGGTGTGATATTTAAGAGCCACCAAGTTTGTTTGTCATCCACAGAAAAAGACTCTTCTAATAATATGCTTTTGCCAGACTGAACACATTTCCTATAATGATGACGATAAATATCTACCATCTCAACAGGTAGTGCCTCAGCCAATATTTTTCCCGGAAACGTTTCTAAAGGTACGGGACTAGTTCTCAAAATAGCTGGATTAAACTTGACGTAACGAAATTCTTCCCCATTGTTGATCACGTCTAAAACATAAATGCCATAATCTACACTTTCCCAAATGCTTTGTAAAAACTGTGCCTGCTCTTGAAGTTTTTCTTCTGCTTGTTTACGGTCGGTAATATCAACCAGACAGCCATACCAAAGGATTTCACCTTCTGGTTGCCGTTCTGGTCGAGAGACAGCTTTAATCCATTTGTACCTACCAGAAGATGCAAGAGTCCGCCACTCATATTCAAAGTTTTGCAATGTTTGGGCAGACTGAGCGATTTGTGACTGCAACTTGGGAAAATCTTCAGGGTGAACATTTTTAAAAGCCAAGGTGGCATCTTTTTGAACTTCTTCTGGCTCTAGTCCCAAAATTTCTCGACATCCCGAAGAAAGGAAGGGAAAGGACATTGTGCCATCCAGAGCCAGCCGAAATTCATAAAGCATCCCTGGTACATTATCTGCTAGTCTCTGCCATCGTGCTTCAGCTTGACGTAAAGCGGCTGTACGCTGTTCAACTCTGGCTTCTAGCTCCTGATTCAGTTTTTTTAGTTCTGCTCGTTTTTGCTTAATCTCCGTAATATCCATTAGGACTCCACAGAAAATGACCTCTTGTTTCTCATTGGTCATAGGAGTTGAATCTCCTTGCCACCAAAGGATTTCGCCGTTAGGCTTCACTAATCGTCCCTCATAATGCCAAGGAGTAGAATTTTTTACTGCGTCTTCTACTGAAGCCACTAAGCTGTCAAAATGCTCTGGATGTATCCGAGCAAAAAAGTTATTTAAATCCTGCATCATTTCGGCTGCGGTGATACCTGCAAGTTCCCAGATAAAATCGCTAATATAGTCAACTACCCAAACACCATTACGGTTTGTGAACTGGAAAATCGCCCCTGGTAAATTAGCGGTAATATCTCGGAAGCGTCTTTCACTATTTGCCAGAGCGGTTTCTGCTTGTTTGCGAGGGGTAATCACTTCTGTGAACATGATAATACCACCGACTTCGCCAGAGTCTTCGTACCAAGGATGTATCTCCGATTTCACCCATTCGGTTTGACCATTTGCACGCAAGAAGGCATTTTCGTCACGTTTTTCAATGGCTCCCGCCAAACAACGTTGATGAATTTCCCGCCAATCCTGGGAAATATCCGGGAAAACTTCGTAATGCGATCGCCCAATAATATTTTCATCACCTAAACCGTAATCTTCCCGCCAACGGCGACTCACTAATAGGTATCGCATTTGACAATCAAATATGGCGATCGCCGCAGGTGTATACTCTATAAATAAACCAATTTGCTCTTGGTTATATTTCAGGTGATTACGGTTTTCTCGCTGACGCAGTTCTATCAGTTCTTGTTGAAGGGATTCATAGGTATTTTTATCAATAGTGATCAGATTACCAGTCATAGTCTTGTCTATTTCCAGCTAAGGGGCTGAAGTTAACTTCAGTATCTATGTTTCCCAATTTAAAATCTCAAATCTCAAATCTCAAATCTCAAATAAACTCAAAAATTATCCTCATTGATGCTCAAGCAGTAAGTCTCTCATCCTGGCTTTTTGCCATTTTTAGGTTTCAGAACCCAGGGGGACAGGAAGACAAGGACAAAGAAATTGTTTTTAAGATGAAAATGGGATAATTTATTTCTGGCAAATCCCTAAACTAGGTATCCATGAGAATTATTTTGCCATAAATGTAAGTTTAATTACGGTTAATTCGAGCAAATAATTTGACAATAGGTAAAGATTGAAAGCAGTTTGTGCAGTTTTTGTAAATTTATACGGAATTGATACCCGTGGCAATGAAGTTAAGAGAAAATCACACAACCGTTATCAATATGCCAAACAAAAAGTATCTTTCAGCACTTATTGTAGCAGCGATCGCCGCTAGCATCAGCAGTTGTAGTTCTAATCCTAATCCTACTTCCAGCACTATTGACAGTCAAACACCTGCTGTAACCTCTCAAACTCCCACCAGCCAGACTGCTAATATTACCTTATATACTAGTAATATCCAATGTCAAGAATTGATTCCGCAACAAGTTTCAGTACCAGCAGCAGAACCTGTTACAGCTGCGGTGGGTAAAATTATAGAAGAACAAGATTCAGCTGATTTTGAATTGTCTGGTTATCGTGTCCAACTTGAAAATGGCGTTGCAACAGTTGATTTTCGGCTATCTCCTCTGTCGAAACGGCAATTAGTTTCTCTTTCTAGTTGTGAACAGTTTGCTCTTTTTGGTAGTCTCCGCAAAACTTTAACGAGTAATGCTGAATGGAATATTAAAGAGGTGCGCTTCACCGAGCAAGGGAAGGAAGTAATTCTTTGAAATGTAGAGGAACGCCGAAGTTCGAGATATGATCATATTCATTATCTATTTCCCTAACTTCGTGCGTGTAACATTTTGAAAAAATAGGATTACTATATTTAGTTTGATAAACTCTTAATTGGGCTAATTCATCAGATAAATTAATATTATAATTGATAATTATTCACTGATGAATGGGAATTTCAATCACAAATTCTGTACCTTCGCCAGGGATGGAATTACACGATAAATTTCCGCAATGTTTATCTACTATAATCTGATAACTAATAGATAGTCCCAATCCTGTACCTTTACCCACAGCTTTAGTAGTAAAGAAAGGGTCAAATAATTTTGGCAGTATTTTTTGATGTATTCCCCGACCATTATCTGCGATGCGGATTGCTACCCTGTTTGTATTCACAACTTCAGTAATAATATGAATTTCTCCTTGTTCTCCTATAAACTGTTCTTCTACAGCATCAATAGCATTACTTAAAATATTCATAAAGACCTGGTTTAGTTGACCAGGATAACATTCAACCGCAGGCAAATTACCATATTCTTTAATGACTAATATTTCTGGATGATTCGGTTTTACTTTCAGGCGGTTTTGGAGAATCATCAAAGTGCTATCAAGACCATCGTGGATATTCACCCGTTTAAATTCTGCTTCATCTAAACGCGAAAAATTCCGCAGAGACAACACAATTTCCCGAATCCTATCAGTTCCTACCTGCATAGAGTTAAGCAGTTTAATTAAGTCTTCTTTGAGAAATTCCAGGTCGATAGCTGTAACTTCTGCTTCAATTTCTTCTGGGGGATTGGGAAAATGTAATTCATAGAGTTCTACTAGTCGCAGCAAGTCTTGAGCATAAGTGCGGGCTGGAGTGATATTACCATGAATAAAATTGACTGGATTATTAATTTCGTGAGCAATACCCGCCACCATATTACCCAGTGAGGACATTTTCTCACTGTGAATAAGTTGAGATTGCGTGCGTTGCAGTTCGTATAAGGTATTTTCTAAGTTTTGGGTTTGTTGCTGTAATTTGATTTCGATTTGTTTGCGTTCTGTAATGTCACGCCCGACAGCCGAAATTGTCACTTCACCAGTGGGACTGGTGACAGTTGAGGTATTAAAGTTTAACCATCGCCAGCTACCATTTTTGTGCTTTATTCGCATCTCTACATCCGAATGTTGTACCCCAGTTAGCGTGCTGTCTAAAATTGAGTAGCTAGTAGGTAAGAATTCAGGATCTGCAAACTCTGCGATAGAATGTCCGACTATTTCCTCAAGGCTATATCCCAAAATTGCGGTGACATGGGGTGAATAATAAGTAAAAATGCCATCTTTGGTCATGGTACATATCAGGTCATTGGCATTTTCAACGATGCTACGAAACTGTAACTCACTCTGTTGGAGAGCTGCTTCGGCGCGTTTACGTTCTGTCGCGTCATTACCTACTGACAGAATTTCTCTTAAGTTTCCCTGTTCATCGAAAATGGGTTTATTAGCCCAGACTACCCAGACGCGATCGCCATTTTTACATAAATTCTCGTTTTCGTTAAATAAATAATTTTCTGGGTTTTGGCAAATATCCACCATTAACGCTTGTAAGTCGCGTCCAGATGTTTCTGTTTCTGGAACAATTGTACCCATAACATTATGTTCAAAAATTTCATCTAAATCGAAACCAAAAAACCTTTGACCATAATCATTCAAAAATATCACATTACCATTCCTATCCCAACGCAGAATGATACAGTTAGCAGTCTTTACCAAATCGCGATATTGTGCTTCACTTTGTTGTAAGGCTTTTTCCGTAAATTTACGTTCGCTAATATTTCGCACTATTCCCAAAATGTGTGGCTTACCGTTGTAGGTGCAAATCGTTCCTTTCACTTCTACATCAATCAAAGTGCCATCTTTGCACACATCAACAGCCTGCCCATAAAATTCTTCACCCCCTTGAATTTTTTGCATATATTCTTGAAAAACATGATGCGAGTCTGGGTGTATATAAACAAATGGATGTAAATTAATAAACTCTGCGTAAGTGTAACCGTGCATTTGGTAAGCAGCCGGATTTACTTCGACAACCTTTTCCGTTTCTATTTCCGTAATAAATAGTCCATCGTTGATAGCCGTAAAAATTGCCCGGTATTGCAGTTCACTTTGTCTTAGTGCTTCTTCTGCTCGTTTGTGCTGCGTGATGTCGCTAAAACTCCACACTCTACCAATAATTTCTTTTCCTAACCACTGCGGATGGGAATGTCGCTCAAATACTCTGCCATCTTGCAGTTCTAGTAAATCGTAACTATCGACTTCCGGCTGTGTATATAACTCCCAGACTCGTTGGGTAAATTGATGGGGATGTTTAAGTTGGTTTGCCAGATAAGCAATACGCTGTTCAGGATTTGGTTCTGTCAAAACTTCTGGGGGAGTTGACCACATTTCTACGAACTTTTGGTTGTAATTGACGATATTGCCCAAATTATCTATCGCTAAAATCCCATCTTGAATTGATTCAAAGGTAGCGCTTAACAGCGATAAAGAATTTTTTAAAGCTTGCTGGGCTTGTTGGCGTTGGTTAATATCTTCCTGAGCCTGCGTCACATCCCGAATCACCAATACGGCACAATGATCACCAGTTAATTCTACACAAGTACCTGAGATTTGCAAGATCAGAAAACGCTGATTGTACTCAAATTGATAATTTGTGGTTTTATACTCTCCACTATGTATGAGGACATCGGGGTAAGCTGGTAAATCAACAAGTTTTCCTGCCTGGAATAGGGGCAATAAGTCACTCAGAATTGCACCGTTAATGTTGCTGTGTGGTTGGTTTAGCAAATGCTCAAAGCTAGAATTGCACCATTGAATTTGCCGATTTTCTCCCACCCAGATTACCGCATCGGCGATCGCAGTTAATGTGACTTCCATCTTGGTGAGGGTAGCCTGCAATTTTCTCACCTGTTCTAGCTGTTCAGCGCTCATTACCAACTCCTTGATGCCTCTAGGATAGAAATTCTATCGTTAGTGCATCACTCTCATATTTAAATACAGCAAAAATACAGAATTAGTCCCGGACAACAAAAAACCCCGGCGAAACTAACCGGGGTGAGAAGGAGAAGTCCAAATGACGATGAGAGATATCGATACAGAAATCCAAAAGTCTTAGCTAACGCCCAAAGCAACCAAAATTAAAGTAGTCACAAGCAATGTAGCAAACGCAGCTTGCACAGCATATTGACGTTGCTCCTGCTCGTTAGGGTAGGTAGCGCAGTAAATTTGGGGTTCGTTGGCGTAGTTATTTAAAATACCGCTTTCGTTAATGGTTGTATACATAATGTTTTTCTGTTTTTGTTACCTTATGTAAACTAATATAACAATATTGTTACGATTCGTCAATGGGACTTGACAAATAATAGTGGATGAAGGTAATCAGATATGCTTATCACAGCACAATTAGATATAGACCGTAAAAGTTACGACTAAAAGCGGTGAATATTTACTGACTGGTGCTAGTTAAAATATCATTCGGGCGATCGCATCACCTTTTGATCTACTGACTTGAGTCACCATAATTCACCTAGCCTTTGTATTTGCTGTAGATCGTATCCTGCTGCTTGTAGTGGCTCCATTACATTTCGGGACAAATCTGGAACGTAGCAAACAATCAGATGAGTTTGATCATCTGGAACAAAGCGCACCTCTCCCAGAGCAGCTGGCAATATAAAAGATTCTCCTGGCTCAAGCAGCTCGATACCAGAAACAAATTCTAGTTGTACAACATTGCCAACATTGGAGAGAACCAAGCAACGATGAGGATCAGATGGTTCTAAATGCGATTCATTCAAAATCCAATGCTCAAGGGCGAAGTAAGGCCCAGCACAGCCCACAATTCGAGAATTAGCTCCCGACTGTAACGTTAGCCCCCTATTGGGACGAGGTTGAAAATGGTTTTTAAGCTCATCGAGGGTGGCGTTAATATTGGCTTACCACTCTTGTTTGTTGTACTTATTGCCATACATATCTGTCGGCATCACCGATTGAGCCAGATTCGAGGTTTGTTGAATCTCAAAGACAAGTGTATCTGGGCTAAAAGAGTGAATGATGCCCGCCGGCATATAAACAGTATCTCCCGTTTGTATCGAGTGGCGAACTAACACAGAATCATAGTCACAGGCGGCAAAAGTTTCAAATAGTTGAGATCGCGTAAATTCTGACTTGAGTCCTGCCAATACTGTTGCCCCCGGTGCTGCCCAAAGAATATGCCAA encodes:
- a CDS encoding PAS domain S-box protein; translation: MTGNLITIDKNTYESLQQELIELRQRENRNHLKYNQEQIGLFIEYTPAAIAIFDCQMRYLLVSRRWREDYGLGDENIIGRSHYEVFPDISQDWREIHQRCLAGAIEKRDENAFLRANGQTEWVKSEIHPWYEDSGEVGGIIMFTEVITPRKQAETALANSERRFRDITANLPGAIFQFTNRNGVWVVDYISDFIWELAGITAAEMMQDLNNFFARIHPEHFDSLVASVEDAVKNSTPWHYEGRLVKPNGEILWWQGDSTPMTNEKQEVIFCGVLMDITEIKQKRAELKKLNQELEARVEQRTAALRQAEARWQRLADNVPGMLYEFRLALDGTMSFPFLSSGCREILGLEPEEVQKDATLAFKNVHPEDFPKLQSQIAQSAQTLQNFEYEWRTLASSGRYKWIKAVSRPERQPEGEILWYGCLVDITDRKQAEEKLQEQAQFLQSIWESVDYGIYVLDVINNGEEFRYVKFNPAILRTSPVPLETFPGKILAEALPVEMVDIYRHHYRKCVQSGKSILLEESFSVDDKQTWWLLNITPLFDNALGIDQLVVTATEITERKQVEQERQMFVSLIENSNDLIGCASLEGQTLFVNEAGLKLVGADSLEVAQGFNLLDYMLPEDREDMQQRIIPTAMERGLWQGEYRLRHLQTEAAIPIEMNLFVVKSSDTGEPLCLASITRDITERKQAEIKLQQQTQNLENTLYELQRTQSQLIHSEKMSSLGNMVAGIAHEINNPVNFIHGNLSPASAYTQDLLRLLELYQIHFPKPPAEIQAEILDIDLEFLKEDIIKLLKSMQVGTDRIREIVLSLRNFSRLDEAEFKEVNLHDGLDSTLMILQNRLKAKPHHPEILVIKEYGDLPTIQCYPGQLNQVLMNILSNAIDAVEEYFIGEQGQIHIITEVINTNRVVIRIADNGGGIPQKILDKVFDPFFTTKDVGKGTGLGLSISYQIIVDKHGGNLYCNSIPGEGAEFVIEIPIRQ
- a CDS encoding GerMN domain-containing protein, whose translation is MPNKKYLSALIVAAIAASISSCSSNPNPTSSTIDSQTPAVTSQTPTSQTANITLYTSNIQCQELIPQQVSVPAAEPVTAAVGKIIEEQDSADFELSGYRVQLENGVATVDFRLSPLSKRQLVSLSSCEQFALFGSLRKTLTSNAEWNIKEVRFTEQGKEVIL
- a CDS encoding PAS domain S-box protein translates to MSAEQLEQVRKLQATLTKMEVTLTAIADAVIWVGENRQIQWCNSSFEHLLNQPHSNINGAILSDLLPLFQAGKLVDLPAYPDVLIHSGEYKTTNYQFEYNQRFLILQISGTCVELTGDHCAVLVIRDVTQAQEDINQRQQAQQALKNSLSLLSATFESIQDGILAIDNLGNIVNYNQKFVEMWSTPPEVLTEPNPEQRIAYLANQLKHPHQFTQRVWELYTQPEVDSYDLLELQDGRVFERHSHPQWLGKEIIGRVWSFSDITQHKRAEEALRQSELQYRAIFTAINDGLFITEIETEKVVEVNPAAYQMHGYTYAEFINLHPFVYIHPDSHHVFQEYMQKIQGGEEFYGQAVDVCKDGTLIDVEVKGTICTYNGKPHILGIVRNISERKFTEKALQQSEAQYRDLVKTANCIILRWDRNGNVIFLNDYGQRFFGFDLDEIFEHNVMGTIVPETETSGRDLQALMVDICQNPENYLFNENENLCKNGDRVWVVWANKPIFDEQGNLREILSVGNDATERKRAEAALQQSELQFRSIVENANDLICTMTKDGIFTYYSPHVTAILGYSLEEIVGHSIAEFADPEFLPTSYSILDSTLTGVQHSDVEMRIKHKNGSWRWLNFNTSTVTSPTGEVTISAVGRDITERKQIEIKLQQQTQNLENTLYELQRTQSQLIHSEKMSSLGNMVAGIAHEINNPVNFIHGNITPARTYAQDLLRLVELYELHFPNPPEEIEAEVTAIDLEFLKEDLIKLLNSMQVGTDRIREIVLSLRNFSRLDEAEFKRVNIHDGLDSTLMILQNRLKVKPNHPEILVIKEYGNLPAVECYPGQLNQVFMNILSNAIDAVEEQFIGEQGEIHIITEVVNTNRVAIRIADNGRGIHQKILPKLFDPFFTTKAVGKGTGLGLSISYQIIVDKHCGNLSCNSIPGEGTEFVIEIPIHQ
- the psb34 gene encoding photosystem II assembly protein Psb34, whose protein sequence is MYTTINESGILNNYANEPQIYCATYPNEQEQRQYAVQAAFATLLVTTLILVALGVS